The genome window CAACGACTTCACACGCCTTATCCCTGTGGATAAAATTTTGGAAATAGATACACCCCAATGGGGTATATCTATGAATCTTTACTTTGAATCTTTACTTTGTGATCGTTCGGACTCCTGCTTACCCGACGAGCTTAACGCCCTCCAAGATGCCTGTTAAAGAAACGTTGCATGCGATTTAGGAGTCCTCCTACCCCTTCCACTTCCGCCGGTGCCGGGGCAGAGTAGGTAAGCTGATGGGCTATCTTTCGCACGGCGCGTGCCGCAGGCGAGGAGGGATAGCTCAATAAAAACGGTTTGCCGTTTCGCACAGCTTGCCCCACTACAGGGTCGTGAGGAATGCTTCCAAGAGACACCACCTCTGTTCCCAGAAAACGGCGTGCGATGGAGACGACGCGCTCCTGGGCGGAACGGGCTTCTGCCTCGTTTTGCGCCATATTGACTGCCAGCATAAGGCGCGACTGGGGGTTCTCATGATAGACCGTTTTGATAATTGCGTAGGCGTCGGTTAGGGCCGTTGGCTCCGGCGTGGTAACCACCAACACCTCTCCGGCAGCACAGAGGAAAGCCAGCACATTTCGGGCCAAGCCGGCTCCTGTGTCTATAAGCACGACGTCTGCTAACGCATCAAGCTCTCCTAGGCTCTCAATAAGGGCTTCACGACGGATGGCATCGAGATCGGCAAGTTCCGCTAATCCCGAGGCGCCAGCCACAATGCGAATGCCGTTAGGACCTGGGCAAAGTACCTCGCGCAACGACCGATCGCCGTGCGTTACGTGCTCTAAGTTATATTGTGGGTAGATGCCTAACACCACATGGAGATTGGCCAAGCCGAGATCGGCATCCACAACGATCACACGGTTGCCGGTTTCGGCTAGAGCAAGGGACAGGTTGGAAGAAAAGTTCGTTTTGCCAACCCCTCCTTTACCGCTCGTAACAGCGATAACGCGCGCTCTGCGCACCTGCGCGGGTGGGGTGACGACGGCCTGCGCAAACGTCTCGGAGCTCTTCTCGGTAAGAGATGGACTTGTAGCTGCCTTTCTCTCATCCCGATTCTGACTTGCCAAAGCCCGAAGTCCATGCGCTTGGTCTAGCATAGGTGAGCGTCTCCTGCGTAGAATTTACCTTGGTAGAGTTTCCGCATGAGGTGCCGAAACCCTGATGGCAAGTACCTATCTCTCATAGGCACTGTGAAGAAGCTATAGTCTTCCCAAATTATCGGCATTATCGGCACGGAAATGTAGGATCAAGAGGGCTTTTTAGAGCGCTGCCCAAAAGACTTCGCTTCGGCTTGACAGAGCTAGCTAATACGAAACATAATGAGCACGGCTCAAGCCCACAGCTCTGGTTTGTCGCCCAGGCCCTCGTATTACAGAAGTTAGCGCTCCTGGAGGAAAGCATGGCGGTTTCGCCCAGCAATCTTTCACAATCTAAAGAGACACCCGCGCGAAGTGCCCTTAGCTTGAAAGCGCTTCTCATTGGGCTTATCTGCGTGGGTGTTACTTGTGTGCTTGTTTGCTACGCCGAACTCGTCGTCGGGAAAATTCAGATAGGCTACCTGCAGCTTCCCCCTGTCGTAGTGGGCATGTTGGCCCTGATCTTAGGCATACAAGCCATCCTCCGCAAGCTTTCGGAGCGCCTCAGTTTGGCTCAACATGAACTCTACACCATCTACGTCATGATGCTGTTGGCATCCATGGTCTCTTCTCGCGGCATTATGGAGAAGCTCATCCCTCTCCTCGTGGTGCCAAACTACTTTGCTTCTCCCACAAACGGGTGGGCCAGCATGTTTTTTAAATGGATTCCGAAATGGGCGGTTCCCTGGGATCCGCACGGCCCTCCAAAACAGTTTGTTGCCGCCCGCTTTTTCGATGGCCTACGCCCAGGAGAGCACATCCCTTGGGCACTCTGGGCTTTTCCTCTTGCAGCTTGGGGGCTATTTGTCGGGCTGCTCTTCACTGCTTTTCTCTGCCTTGCCGCCCTCCTAAGACGCCAATGGGCCGATAATGAGCGTCTCACCTTTCCTCTTGCGCAACTTCCCTTAGAGATGATCCGTGGAGAGAACATCACCATAGGGGGCAGTACTCAACCAAGCTTCCTTAAGAATCGCCTCATGTGGCTGGGCTTCGCCATCCCAGCTTTTGTATTTGGCCTTAAAGGGCTACATCAGTACGCCCCCGCTGTGCCCGACATCACAACCGACTTCGATCTTAACAGCTTGCTTTTTTCGCAACCGCCCTACAATAGCGCCATTGGCTTTTTTCATGTCTATATCTCGTTTATGGCCATTGGCTTTTTCTACCTACTGCCTTCCGACCTTCTCTTTTCCCTGTGGTTCTTTTTTCTGCTGACCCGTCTGGAGGACATTCTCGGAGCCCGCTTCGGCTATCAGTTTCCTACCATGCCCATGTACGGCTGTAAAACCTATCAGGGCTACCAGTTTATAGGCTGTTATCTCACGCTCGTGGGCTACATGATCTACACCGCACGTCCCTATCTTCGAGCTATCTGGAGCGCTTTGTGGACATGGAGGCGGCCCGTCTGTTTGCCGGGTGAAGAGAACGAGTTGCTACCCTATCGCTTTGCTACCTTCGGCCTCGTAGGCAGTGTACTGCTGCTCGCGTTATGGCTGCACCTGCTGGGCATGAGCTACTGGCTTGCTCTCTTCGAGCTCGGAGTCGGCATATTCGTTATCGCCCTCGTCATGGCACGTAGTACCTCCGAGGCAGGCATGTTGATGACCGAAACCTGCTTTCGTCCCACCGATATCTATCGAATGGTAGGTGATCTACGCAACCTAGGTCCGGCGAATCTCACCTCCTTAGCCTTTCTAGATGCGGTGATGCTACGTGACCAACGCGGACTGATTCTTACCGGCTTCCTCGACTCGATGAAACTTGCCGATGGTCTATCTGTGCGCCGTCGAACTCTTGTGCCGGTTTTCCTACTGGCATTCATCACAGCCCTGCTTGTTTCCGGCTACTACAGCATCCACCTGCCCTACACCTACGGCGCTGTTCAAATGTATAGCTACGTCTATCAGGGCAATCCGGTTTGGGCTTTCACCGATGCGGCCTCTACCATGAACCACACCAACCCCAATATTCAGTTCTTCGATATACTCAATTTTGGGATAGGAATTTTGGTAACGGTGCTGATAGTCGCATTGCGTAGCCGCTTGCCTTGGTTTCCATTTCATCCTCTAGGCTATGCGCTCTCCGGTAGTTGGACGATGATGGTGTTTTGGTTTCCTTGTCTTGTTGCGTGGGTTTTAAAATCGCTGATCATCCGGTATGGCGGCATGAAGCTCTACGCACGCCTGCGCCCTCTCTTTCTGGGAGCTGTGTTGGGCGAGTTCATCATGGCTATTCTCTTCACCGTACCGGCCATCTTCAACCGCTTTACACCCACTCCTACCTTCCCTTGGCCATAGCAAATCAGATGGCCTCTTCGCCCCGTTCCTCTGTGCGAATACGCACCGCATCGTCGGCCGGCAGAATGAAAATTTTGCCATCTCCTGGCTCGCCGGTGCGAGCGTGGCGCAGAATGGTCTCTACGATCGCTTCGACCTCCTCATCACGGGCTACGATCTCTAACTTCACCTTAATGGGCAACGGAATAGCGTATTCCGCCCCCCGATAGCTCTCCCGATGCCCCTGTTGACGTCCGCTTCCGCGCACATCCTGCACCGACATACCTGTAACCCCAATCTCGCCCAAAGCGATCTTCACCGCATCGAGCCGACTGGGCCGAATAATCGCCTCTATCCTTTTCAACCTTCCTCCTCCAACCACACCTGAACGCTCGTCTCCATACGATGATCGGCCGGTCCGTGATAAACCCCACGTATCGGCGAGACATCGCTATAGTCTCTGCCGTGGTGCACCTTAATGTAATGCCCGTTCACCACCAGATTGTTGGTTGGGTCAAACCCATGCCACGCCCCAT of Chthonomonas calidirosea T49 contains these proteins:
- a CDS encoding P-II family nitrogen regulator gives rise to the protein MKRIEAIIRPSRLDAVKIALGEIGVTGMSVQDVRGSGRQQGHRESYRGAEYAIPLPIKVKLEIVARDEEVEAIVETILRHARTGEPGDGKIFILPADDAVRIRTEERGEEAI
- a CDS encoding P-loop NTPase, encoding MLDQAHGLRALASQNRDERKAATSPSLTEKSSETFAQAVVTPPAQVRRARVIAVTSGKGGVGKTNFSSNLSLALAETGNRVIVVDADLGLANLHVVLGIYPQYNLEHVTHGDRSLREVLCPGPNGIRIVAGASGLAELADLDAIRREALIESLGELDALADVVLIDTGAGLARNVLAFLCAAGEVLVVTTPEPTALTDAYAIIKTVYHENPQSRLMLAVNMAQNEAEARSAQERVVSIARRFLGTEVVSLGSIPHDPVVGQAVRNGKPFLLSYPSSPAARAVRKIAHQLTYSAPAPAEVEGVGGLLNRMQRFFNRHLGGR
- a CDS encoding DUF6785 family protein, which gives rise to MAVSPSNLSQSKETPARSALSLKALLIGLICVGVTCVLVCYAELVVGKIQIGYLQLPPVVVGMLALILGIQAILRKLSERLSLAQHELYTIYVMMLLASMVSSRGIMEKLIPLLVVPNYFASPTNGWASMFFKWIPKWAVPWDPHGPPKQFVAARFFDGLRPGEHIPWALWAFPLAAWGLFVGLLFTAFLCLAALLRRQWADNERLTFPLAQLPLEMIRGENITIGGSTQPSFLKNRLMWLGFAIPAFVFGLKGLHQYAPAVPDITTDFDLNSLLFSQPPYNSAIGFFHVYISFMAIGFFYLLPSDLLFSLWFFFLLTRLEDILGARFGYQFPTMPMYGCKTYQGYQFIGCYLTLVGYMIYTARPYLRAIWSALWTWRRPVCLPGEENELLPYRFATFGLVGSVLLLALWLHLLGMSYWLALFELGVGIFVIALVMARSTSEAGMLMTETCFRPTDIYRMVGDLRNLGPANLTSLAFLDAVMLRDQRGLILTGFLDSMKLADGLSVRRRTLVPVFLLAFITALLVSGYYSIHLPYTYGAVQMYSYVYQGNPVWAFTDAASTMNHTNPNIQFFDILNFGIGILVTVLIVALRSRLPWFPFHPLGYALSGSWTMMVFWFPCLVAWVLKSLIIRYGGMKLYARLRPLFLGAVLGEFIMAILFTVPAIFNRFTPTPTFPWP